Proteins encoded in a region of the Clostridium butyricum genome:
- the dltC gene encoding D-alanine--poly(phosphoribitol) ligase subunit DltC gives MKEKVLEIFIEVTGNDEIAEDLDLNLFDAGLLDSLAIIEVLLKIEENLGIKLQPTDLEREDMSTVNKMTAFLENR, from the coding sequence ATGAAGGAAAAAGTATTAGAAATATTTATTGAAGTTACAGGAAATGACGAAATTGCAGAGGATTTAGATTTAAATTTATTTGATGCGGGATTATTAGATTCTCTTGCAATTATAGAAGTATTATTAAAAATTGAAGAAAATTTAGGAATAAAGCTTCAACCAACAGATTTAGAGAGAGAAGATATGTCTACAGTTAATAAAATGACAGCATTTTTAGAAAACAGATAA
- the dltA gene encoding D-alanine--poly(phosphoribitol) ligase subunit DltA: MRILRAIKKYAKSNRIALKCDGEIMTYRELDMLSEAVGCFLCEEIEQDNKPIVLYGNKENIMMAVMIGALKSGRAYIPIDISYPKERVDRIIEEVKPDVLFDFSEGNTFNDIKVICNSDIKVIYEKYKETTVDNSKWVKGDENAYILFTSGSTGKPKGVQISSNNLDNFVEWIGEYLNLDDSEEIFMNQAAYSFDLSVTSIYPGLCYGKTLHGFSKKTLSNLKEMFNDMSDSDMNLWVSTPSFAGMCVVEDSFNCDMLPNLKAMVFIGEVLPKTLCSELIKRFPQTRIINGYGPTEATVAVSINDMTKEMLDKDGSLPIGFAMKTSVVKIVDENENEVEEGNKGEIIIVSPSVSKGYFNNDSMTQKSFFYDDYNGEKCRAYRTGDLGYYKEKRLYYCGRKDFQIKLNGYRIEIEDIENNLIKVTNVKNAAVVPVNKDDKIAYLTAFVELKEDNGLSNLKNGISIKKELGKLIPSYMIPRNIKIIKQFPTNVNGKIDRKKLLEEIK, encoded by the coding sequence ATGAGAATTTTAAGAGCTATAAAAAAGTATGCAAAAAGCAACAGAATTGCATTAAAGTGCGATGGAGAAATTATGACTTATAGGGAATTAGATATGTTATCGGAAGCAGTAGGATGCTTTTTATGTGAAGAAATAGAACAAGATAACAAACCTATAGTTTTATATGGAAATAAAGAGAATATAATGATGGCTGTTATGATTGGAGCTCTAAAATCAGGAAGAGCATACATTCCAATAGATATAAGTTATCCGAAAGAAAGAGTAGATCGAATAATTGAAGAAGTTAAACCAGATGTACTATTTGATTTTAGTGAAGGAAATACATTTAATGATATTAAAGTAATATGTAATTCAGATATAAAAGTAATATATGAAAAATACAAAGAAACAACTGTAGATAACAGCAAATGGGTTAAAGGTGATGAAAATGCTTATATATTATTTACATCTGGAAGTACAGGAAAACCTAAAGGTGTACAAATAAGTAGCAATAATTTAGATAATTTCGTTGAATGGATTGGAGAATATTTAAATTTAGATGATAGTGAAGAAATATTCATGAATCAAGCAGCGTATTCCTTTGATTTATCAGTTACATCAATATATCCTGGGTTATGCTATGGAAAAACACTTCATGGATTTTCTAAAAAAACACTTTCGAATTTAAAGGAAATGTTTAATGATATGAGTGATTCAGATATGAATCTTTGGGTATCAACACCTTCATTTGCAGGAATGTGCGTAGTTGAGGATAGTTTTAATTGTGATATGCTTCCTAATTTAAAAGCAATGGTATTTATAGGAGAGGTATTACCAAAAACATTATGTTCAGAGCTTATAAAAAGATTTCCGCAGACAAGGATAATAAATGGATATGGGCCAACAGAAGCTACAGTTGCAGTTTCAATAAATGATATGACTAAAGAAATGCTTGATAAAGATGGAAGTTTACCAATTGGATTTGCCATGAAAACATCAGTAGTAAAGATTGTTGATGAAAATGAAAATGAAGTTGAAGAAGGCAATAAAGGTGAAATTATAATAGTAAGCCCAAGTGTAAGCAAAGGATATTTTAACAATGATAGTATGACACAAAAATCATTTTTTTATGATGATTATAATGGAGAAAAATGCAGAGCGTATAGAACAGGAGATTTAGGTTACTACAAAGAGAAAAGATTATATTATTGTGGTAGAAAAGATTTCCAAATTAAACTCAATGGATATAGAATAGAAATAGAAGATATTGAAAATAATCTTATAAAAGTTACCAATGTTAAAAATGCAGCTGTTGTACCTGTAAACAAAGATGATAAAATAGCATATTTAACTGCATTTGTTGAACTAAAAGAGGATAATGGATTAAGTAATTTAAAAAATGGAATTTCTATAAAAAAAGAACTTGGAAAGCTTATACCATCATATATGATTCCTAGAAATATAAAGATAATAAAGCAGTTTCCAACTAATGTGAATGGAAAAATTGATAGAAAGAAATTGTTAGAGGAAATAAAATGA
- the pepF gene encoding oligoendopeptidase F: MSELKKREEIDDKYKWKIDKVYKNIADWEKDFEDLKKEAVKLKEFNGKLNNGETILEYLKLNEKISRKAETLYIYAHLKCDEDTSNSTFQSLMSKIDIYMAEFSSYTAYFVPEILSLEDGFIEKEIARIDDLKPFKFLFDDILKEKPHVLTKEMEELLAAASDCLDAPSAIHNILTNADMTFGKIKNEEGNEVELTEGNYSSFIRSKDRNVRRAAFEKLFGEYDKFKNTLATSLTCSIKNFNFMSRVRKYESALDASLKPNNIPLEVYKNAVKVMNDNIESLHRYVSIKKKLLGLEEIHMYDLYVPVIETPKEKVEFNDGVNIVLDALKPLGEEYLNIFKSGIKDGWIDIYENKGKRGGAYSWGGYDTMPYVLLNYNNEMEDVSTLAHEMGHSIHSYYSRKEQPYYYAGYTLFCAEVASTTNESLLIHYLINKETDEKKKLFLINQELEQIRTTVFRQLMFAEFELYTHETLEKGIPLTSEDYSKAWHDLNVKYFGEDMVVDKEIDVEWSRIPHFYSDFYVYQYATGYAAASAFAKSILEGKENAVEKYKGFLKAGGSDYPINILKTAGVDMTTSKPIEATINRFNELLDMIDIK, from the coding sequence ATGAGTGAATTAAAAAAAAGAGAAGAAATCGATGACAAGTATAAATGGAAAATTGATAAGGTATATAAAAATATAGCTGATTGGGAAAAAGATTTCGAAGACTTAAAAAAAGAAGCTGTAAAGCTCAAAGAATTTAATGGTAAATTAAATAATGGAGAAACTATTTTAGAATATTTAAAATTAAATGAAAAAATATCTAGAAAAGCAGAAACACTATATATTTATGCTCATTTAAAATGTGATGAAGATACATCAAACTCAACATTTCAAAGTTTGATGAGTAAGATTGATATTTACATGGCTGAATTTTCTAGTTATACAGCTTATTTCGTGCCTGAAATATTAAGTCTTGAAGATGGATTCATTGAAAAAGAGATTGCAAGAATTGATGATTTAAAACCATTTAAATTCTTGTTTGATGACATATTAAAAGAGAAACCACATGTATTAACCAAAGAAATGGAAGAACTTCTTGCAGCAGCATCAGATTGTCTTGATGCACCATCAGCAATACACAATATTCTAACTAATGCAGATATGACATTTGGAAAGATAAAAAATGAAGAAGGAAATGAAGTAGAACTTACAGAAGGAAATTATTCTTCATTCATAAGAAGCAAAGATAGAAATGTAAGAAGAGCAGCTTTTGAAAAATTATTTGGTGAATATGATAAATTCAAAAATACCTTGGCTACATCTTTAACTTGCTCAATAAAAAACTTTAATTTTATGAGTAGAGTAAGAAAATATGAAAGTGCGCTGGATGCATCTTTAAAACCTAACAATATACCTTTGGAGGTTTATAAGAATGCTGTAAAGGTCATGAATGACAATATAGAGTCACTTCATAGATATGTTTCTATAAAGAAAAAATTATTAGGATTAGAAGAAATTCATATGTATGATCTTTATGTTCCTGTTATTGAAACACCTAAGGAAAAGGTGGAATTTAATGATGGCGTTAATATAGTTTTAGATGCATTGAAGCCATTAGGAGAAGAATATTTAAATATATTTAAGAGTGGAATTAAAGATGGCTGGATTGATATATATGAGAATAAAGGTAAAAGAGGTGGTGCATATTCATGGGGTGGATATGATACAATGCCATATGTATTGTTGAATTACAACAACGAAATGGAGGATGTATCAACTTTAGCTCATGAAATGGGTCATTCAATTCATTCATATTACTCTAGAAAAGAACAGCCTTATTATTATGCAGGTTATACATTATTTTGTGCAGAAGTTGCATCAACAACAAATGAATCTTTATTAATTCATTATTTGATAAATAAGGAAACTGATGAAAAGAAAAAATTATTCCTAATAAATCAAGAATTAGAGCAGATAAGAACAACTGTATTCAGACAGCTAATGTTTGCTGAATTTGAATTATATACACATGAAACTTTAGAAAAGGGTATTCCTTTAACATCAGAAGATTATAGTAAAGCATGGCATGATTTAAATGTAAAATATTTTGGTGAAGATATGGTAGTTGATAAGGAAATTGATGTGGAATGGTCAAGAATACCACATTTTTATTCAGATTTTTATGTTTATCAATATGCTACTGGATATGCAGCAGCGTCAGCTTTTGCAAAGTCAATATTAGAAGGAAAAGAAAATGCAGTTGAAAAATATAAAGGTTTCTTAAAGGCAGGAGGAAGTGATTATCCTATAAATATACTTAAAACTGCTGGAGTAGATATGACTACTTCAAAGCCTATTGAAGCTACTATAAATAGATTTAATGAATTATTAGATATGATAGATATTAAGTAA
- a CDS encoding metal ABC transporter ATP-binding protein, with protein MITIKNMSFSYVKGNDLLKDINLNIPNGVYLSVLGENGSCKSTLIKLILGLLKPDCGSIEINTKKISYVPQRLDNFNAEFPITVKEVLSSHAKAIKLKDPEAVSNVLEKVNMDNFKNNLIGNLSGGQQQRIFIARALLGNPDLIILDEPSTGVDEKSQMEIYPLLQDLNKNHGKTIISVEHNTRTALKYSTHILKLQNGSMKLYTKDEFIKYLEHENSISNII; from the coding sequence TTGATTACAATAAAAAATATGTCATTTTCATATGTTAAAGGAAATGATTTATTAAAAGATATAAATTTAAATATTCCAAATGGAGTTTATTTATCTGTACTTGGTGAAAATGGTAGCTGTAAAAGTACACTTATAAAGCTCATACTAGGATTATTAAAACCAGATTGTGGTTCAATTGAAATAAATACAAAAAAAATTTCTTATGTGCCTCAAAGACTGGATAACTTTAATGCTGAATTTCCTATAACAGTAAAAGAAGTTTTATCTTCTCATGCAAAGGCAATAAAACTAAAAGATCCAGAGGCAGTTTCTAATGTTTTAGAAAAAGTAAATATGGATAACTTTAAAAATAATTTAATAGGAAATTTATCAGGAGGACAACAACAGAGAATCTTTATTGCAAGAGCACTTCTTGGTAATCCTGATCTTATAATACTTGATGAACCATCAACAGGAGTAGATGAAAAAAGTCAGATGGAAATTTATCCATTATTACAAGATTTAAATAAAAATCATGGTAAGACAATTATATCTGTAGAACATAATACACGAACAGCATTAAAATATTCTACTCATATATTAAAACTACAGAATGGTAGTATGAAATTATATACAAAGGATGAATTTATTAAGTATTTAGAACATGAAAATTCTATATCCAATATAATATAA
- the dltB gene encoding D-alanyl-lipoteichoic acid biosynthesis protein DltB, whose amino-acid sequence MNLTQYGDYFYLYILFVISVPVIILKSLGLKTKYYGLLVSIVLDYIVIGGTIGVKLFALFLIGETAVIYTYLFIRKRTDNKYLYFLFLFFSILPLIIVKIAGLTRYANILGFVGLSYINFKAIQIIIEIYDERIKEMNFLSYMYFILFFPTLSSGPIDRWKRFEENLSQSIPTSEYLNDYLFEGIKKIIIGVLYKFVISYIIHTYWILKIPKDINLINSVNYMYAYTMYLFFDFAGYSLFAIGASYIFGIKTPENFNKPFLSKDMKEFWTRWHISLSRWFGDYIFSRFVLNSMRKKRFKNRFIASHVAQIMTMLVMGLWHGLTPYYILYGLYQGCALVLTDIYQRKSKYYKKHKKDKWFQGLQIIVTFHIVCFGMLIFSGYLFS is encoded by the coding sequence ATGAATTTAACTCAATATGGTGATTATTTTTATCTTTATATATTATTTGTTATTTCTGTTCCAGTAATAATATTAAAGTCTTTAGGATTAAAGACTAAATATTATGGTTTGTTGGTATCTATAGTTTTAGACTATATTGTAATAGGTGGAACTATAGGTGTAAAATTATTTGCTTTATTTCTTATTGGTGAAACAGCAGTTATATATACGTATTTGTTTATAAGAAAAAGAACTGATAATAAATATCTATACTTTCTATTTTTATTTTTTTCTATACTTCCATTAATAATAGTAAAAATTGCTGGACTAACAAGATATGCCAATATACTAGGTTTTGTAGGCTTATCGTATATTAATTTTAAAGCTATACAGATTATTATAGAGATTTATGATGAAAGAATTAAAGAAATGAATTTTTTATCATATATGTATTTTATATTATTTTTCCCAACATTAAGTTCAGGACCAATAGATAGGTGGAAGAGATTTGAAGAAAATTTATCACAATCTATTCCGACTTCAGAATATCTTAATGATTATTTGTTTGAAGGTATTAAAAAGATAATTATAGGGGTTTTGTATAAGTTTGTAATATCTTATATAATTCATACCTATTGGATTTTAAAGATTCCAAAAGATATAAATCTAATTAATAGTGTAAACTATATGTATGCCTATACTATGTATTTATTTTTTGATTTTGCAGGATATAGTCTTTTTGCAATAGGTGCAAGTTATATTTTTGGAATAAAGACTCCAGAAAACTTCAATAAGCCATTTCTAAGTAAAGATATGAAAGAGTTCTGGACAAGATGGCATATATCATTATCAAGATGGTTTGGAGACTATATTTTTTCAAGATTTGTACTTAATTCAATGAGAAAGAAAAGATTTAAAAACAGATTTATAGCATCTCATGTAGCTCAGATAATGACAATGCTTGTAATGGGACTATGGCATGGATTAACGCCATATTATATTTTGTATGGATTATATCAAGGGTGTGCATTAGTTCTTACAGATATATATCAGAGGAAATCTAAATATTATAAAAAGCATAAAAAAGACAAATGGTTTCAAGGTTTACAGATTATAGTAACATTCCACATTGTATGTTTTGGAATGCTAATATTTTCTGGATACTTATTTAGTTAA
- a CDS encoding DUF6762 family protein, giving the protein MDFSSLVLMEKDKETGFIKKELGSFEVNEGALYVKKLFVLDDTVNLYFDTNKNVEEWEYSAIYDLFNVEPFEEKGYEITEDLDEYNPTYIISFKYIEDYEPMKEKINECISLILQEMNAVFEAIKGKESEYLE; this is encoded by the coding sequence ATGGATTTTTCAAGTTTAGTGTTAATGGAAAAGGATAAAGAAACAGGATTCATAAAGAAAGAATTAGGAAGTTTTGAAGTGAATGAAGGCGCTTTATATGTGAAAAAACTTTTTGTTTTAGACGATACAGTAAATTTATATTTTGATACAAATAAAAATGTAGAAGAATGGGAATACTCAGCAATATATGATTTATTTAATGTAGAACCTTTTGAAGAAAAGGGATATGAAATTACAGAAGATTTAGATGAATATAATCCAACATATATAATAAGCTTTAAATATATAGAGGATTATGAACCTATGAAAGAAAAAATTAATGAATGTATTTCATTAATTTTACAAGAAATGAATGCTGTCTTTGAGGCAATCAAAGGCAAGGAATCAGAATACTTAGAGTAG
- a CDS encoding metal ABC transporter permease: MFELGFMQNAFAAGFIVSILCPFIGLFIVLRRYSMIGDTLSHSSFAGVAIGLVFGTNPLLTAFVFTTICAIVIEYLRTYYKKYAELVMSIVLTLSLGIAIILTSSGKATAKVDSFLFGSILTVTVSDIVLIGIVGVICLITLIFIYDKLIYVTFDESGANTAGINVKLINYIFTILVGATISLSIRVMGILVVSSIIVVPVATAMQLKKGFTKTLIFSILFGFIDVMSGLVLSYYMNSAPGGTIALTSVIILILTLILKRLISPEE, encoded by the coding sequence ATGTTTGAATTAGGTTTTATGCAAAATGCATTTGCTGCTGGCTTTATAGTTTCAATATTATGTCCATTCATTGGACTGTTCATTGTACTTAGACGTTACTCTATGATTGGTGATACATTATCTCACTCTTCCTTTGCTGGAGTCGCAATTGGTCTTGTTTTTGGAACAAATCCACTTTTAACTGCATTTGTTTTTACAACAATATGTGCAATTGTTATAGAATATTTAAGAACATACTATAAAAAATATGCAGAACTTGTAATGTCTATTGTTCTTACACTAAGTTTAGGTATTGCAATTATATTAACAAGTAGCGGAAAAGCCACTGCTAAAGTAGATTCATTTTTATTCGGAAGTATTTTAACTGTCACAGTTTCAGATATAGTTTTAATTGGTATTGTTGGTGTAATATGTCTTATAACACTAATATTTATATACGATAAACTTATATACGTTACTTTTGATGAAAGCGGTGCAAACACAGCTGGTATTAATGTAAAACTCATTAATTACATATTTACAATACTAGTTGGAGCAACAATTTCATTATCCATAAGAGTTATGGGAATTTTAGTTGTATCCTCAATAATAGTTGTTCCGGTTGCAACTGCCATGCAATTAAAAAAGGGCTTTACAAAAACACTTATATTTTCAATACTTTTTGGATTTATAGATGTTATGTCAGGACTTGTTCTATCATATTACATGAACAGTGCGCCTGGTGGAACAATCGCCCTT
- the dltD gene encoding D-alanyl-lipoteichoic acid biosynthesis protein DltD, producing the protein MIKKFIYLLIPFFVAAITAIILNNFLDKNINSMLEKKALSWAGKEYNSVYKDKGVIFNNYFADNDYVLLQATSELNAPVPQAPINFFPIKGMNDVETVGVQGWQSLTHLSILGSQSTKNKDRKVAIIVSLQWFYNKDGIPPQDFQSSFAPVQFYSFLENNEISDEHKKEYASRINALLTGTLQYLPEKLYSRLYVKDDIISKGIKLVFEPYFFTREYIVKLKDKGLLYKKLKILGDKNNEEIRTVNWNEEFKKAEEEGKKQVTNNDYMVYDDYYNKYKSTLKSNKDYLKDRNILDSKEYDDFNLYLDICSDLKIKPYVILMPTNGKWYDDLGMKKNERHEFYKTIQKMAESRGFKVLNFYDDEYKPYFMCDASHFGWKGWLDVDEKLYEHFKN; encoded by the coding sequence ATGATAAAGAAATTTATTTATCTCTTAATTCCTTTTTTTGTAGCTGCAATAACCGCAATTATATTAAATAATTTTTTAGATAAGAATATAAACAGCATGCTAGAAAAAAAGGCATTATCATGGGCAGGAAAAGAGTATAACAGTGTATATAAGGATAAAGGTGTAATATTTAATAATTATTTTGCTGATAATGATTATGTTTTATTACAGGCGACATCAGAGTTAAATGCACCTGTTCCGCAGGCACCTATAAATTTTTTCCCTATAAAAGGAATGAATGATGTTGAAACTGTAGGGGTACAGGGATGGCAGAGCCTTACTCATTTATCTATACTAGGAAGTCAAAGTACTAAAAATAAAGATAGAAAAGTTGCTATTATAGTATCACTTCAATGGTTCTATAATAAGGATGGAATACCACCTCAAGACTTTCAATCAAGTTTTGCACCAGTTCAATTCTATTCATTTTTAGAAAATAATGAAATTAGTGATGAACATAAGAAAGAATATGCCTCTAGAATTAATGCTTTGTTGACAGGTACATTACAGTATTTACCTGAAAAGCTTTATTCTCGTTTATATGTAAAAGACGATATTATTTCAAAGGGAATTAAGCTTGTATTTGAGCCATATTTTTTTACAAGGGAATATATTGTTAAGTTAAAAGATAAAGGACTCTTGTATAAAAAGTTAAAAATACTTGGAGACAAAAATAATGAAGAAATAAGAACTGTAAATTGGAATGAAGAATTTAAGAAAGCTGAAGAAGAAGGTAAAAAGCAAGTAACTAATAATGATTATATGGTTTATGATGATTATTATAATAAATATAAATCAACCCTTAAATCAAATAAAGATTACTTGAAGGATAGAAATATATTGGATTCAAAAGAATATGATGATTTTAATTTGTATTTAGATATATGTTCAGATTTAAAAATAAAACCTTATGTAATTCTAATGCCTACAAATGGAAAGTGGTACGATGATCTTGGAATGAAGAAAAATGAAAGACATGAATTTTACAAAACCATACAAAAGATGGCAGAAAGTAGAGGTTTTAAAGTATTAAATTTTTATGATGATGAATATAAGCCTTATTTTATGTGTGATGCATCTCATTTTGGATGGAAAGGGTGGCTTGATGTAGATGAAAAACTTTATGAGCATTTTAAGAATTAA